From the Vibrio vulnificus CMCP6 genome, one window contains:
- a CDS encoding ABC transporter permease: MGQLVARLFPDSLRLAWLNLKRNGRRSLLSVLIIAIAVFALTSAGGFGLYTYDSLKESTARDTGHITISTPGFFAKEEEMPLSNGLSQPDDLIASVIGLNEVRGVQPRIEFNGLISNGSKSAIFVGIGVNDREFDMKGPFLDVREGKTLSNPRGQRYDPAEPEVMLAMDLARNLNVTVGDWITLLATTTDGALNAYDFKVRGLYATGVPELDKRQLYIHIDSAQSLLATDKVSVISVFLFETEKTAAVQQHLSALLSQFSQELKLTPWQERAFFYQKVKDLYDRIFGIMGAVMGLVVFVALFNTMTMSVTERTREIGTLSALGSYPRDIIIGFLREAGLLALLGSLVGALASGAISLLLMVVDVQMPPPPGRTDGYPLMVYFSFELVAIAAVGVVCICLLAAYLSARKGVNKPITEALTYV; this comes from the coding sequence ATGGGCCAGTTAGTTGCACGTCTGTTTCCTGATTCGCTGCGCTTGGCGTGGCTTAACCTAAAGCGCAATGGTCGCCGCAGCTTGTTGTCTGTTCTGATCATTGCCATTGCGGTATTCGCGTTGACCAGTGCGGGTGGGTTTGGTTTGTACACCTACGACAGCCTCAAAGAGTCAACGGCGAGAGACACTGGCCACATTACCATCAGTACGCCGGGCTTTTTTGCTAAAGAAGAAGAGATGCCTCTGAGCAATGGCTTAAGCCAGCCTGATGACCTTATTGCCAGTGTCATAGGCCTCAATGAGGTGCGTGGTGTGCAGCCGAGAATAGAATTCAATGGTCTCATTTCCAACGGCAGTAAGTCGGCGATTTTTGTCGGCATTGGTGTAAATGATCGTGAATTTGATATGAAAGGGCCTTTTCTTGATGTTCGAGAAGGTAAGACGTTATCCAACCCACGAGGACAACGCTACGATCCGGCGGAACCGGAAGTGATGTTGGCGATGGATCTGGCGCGAAATCTCAATGTGACGGTGGGGGATTGGATTACCCTGTTGGCCACCACCACGGACGGAGCCCTCAATGCATACGACTTCAAGGTGCGTGGCCTCTACGCAACGGGGGTGCCTGAGTTGGATAAGCGCCAGCTTTACATCCACATTGACAGTGCGCAATCGCTGCTGGCAACAGACAAAGTGAGTGTGATTTCTGTGTTCCTGTTTGAGACCGAAAAAACCGCCGCCGTGCAGCAGCACTTGTCGGCTTTGCTGAGTCAGTTCTCTCAAGAGCTGAAATTGACGCCTTGGCAAGAGCGGGCCTTCTTCTATCAGAAAGTGAAAGATCTTTATGACCGTATTTTCGGCATCATGGGGGCGGTGATGGGGCTGGTGGTGTTCGTGGCACTGTTTAATACCATGACCATGTCGGTCACTGAGCGAACCCGCGAAATTGGTACCTTATCGGCACTGGGCAGTTACCCGCGCGACATCATCATTGGCTTCTTACGTGAAGCGGGGCTATTGGCTTTGCTGGGGAGCCTTGTTGGTGCGCTAGCCAGTGGTGCTATCTCACTGCTTTTAATGGTGGTGGATGTACAAATGCCACCGCCACCAGGCAGAACCGATGGTTACCCACTGATGGTTTATTTCTCATTTGAACTGGTAGCCATCGCGGCGGTTGGTGTGGTGTGTATCTGCCTTCTGGCTGCCTATCTTTCTGCCCGCAAAGGGGTAAACAAACCGATTACGGAGGCGCTAACCTATGTATAA
- a CDS encoding DUF4344 domain-containing metallopeptidase: MKHPQPSCQKTRWPLSLLLASCFSAGALAESIQILYPKQVTKQEQTIIDTLESYQINTTLLDLSHSLFPFKKTLTVSYGGDQGPLYDPETHIVHIPFSFYTESLDYFRKNEYQKTYGKSAESGAINTMLHTLLHEAGHAYIADQNIAILGKEEDAVDNFATLLLIDYVENGDEIAISAADMFAFESEDKPEYYDLDEYIDEHSFDLQRYFATLCLVYGSNPERHPNLLDEIEKEYRQERTEFCQANYQTLSDNWHRYLTSAPE, translated from the coding sequence ATGAAACATCCACAACCCTCTTGCCAGAAAACACGCTGGCCACTCAGTCTATTACTGGCGTCTTGTTTTAGCGCTGGGGCACTTGCCGAATCCATTCAAATCCTCTACCCCAAGCAGGTTACCAAACAAGAGCAGACGATTATCGATACACTCGAGTCTTATCAAATCAACACAACCCTGCTCGATCTTTCTCATTCGCTCTTTCCGTTCAAAAAGACCTTAACCGTCAGCTATGGTGGCGATCAAGGCCCACTGTATGATCCCGAAACGCACATCGTGCACATTCCTTTTTCGTTTTACACCGAGTCACTCGATTATTTCCGTAAAAATGAGTATCAAAAAACCTATGGGAAAAGCGCGGAAAGCGGTGCGATCAACACCATGCTGCATACCCTACTTCATGAAGCTGGCCACGCCTACATTGCCGATCAGAACATCGCTATTTTGGGTAAAGAAGAAGATGCCGTGGACAATTTTGCCACCTTATTGCTGATCGATTACGTCGAAAATGGCGATGAGATTGCCATCAGCGCAGCAGACATGTTTGCTTTTGAGTCAGAAGACAAACCTGAGTACTACGATTTGGATGAGTACATTGATGAACACAGCTTTGATTTGCAGCGCTACTTTGCCACGCTCTGTTTGGTCTATGGCAGCAATCCTGAGCGGCATCCCAACCTACTTGATGAAATAGAAAAAGAGTACCGCCAAGAGCGCACTGAGTTTTGCCAAGCGAACTATCAAACCCTCAGTGACAACTGGCATCGCTATCTCACTAGCGCGCCTGAATAA
- a CDS encoding DUF3081 domain-containing protein gives MKNELDSTKILHAYETIMERGTPTEFGKIYEGVEAFSDYDGYSVYMRGNGVELKVGFHNTYHLDYEQEHLRDSFLKKVALLAK, from the coding sequence ATGAAAAACGAGTTAGATTCCACCAAAATTCTGCACGCGTATGAAACCATTATGGAACGAGGCACCCCAACCGAATTTGGCAAAATTTACGAAGGGGTCGAAGCGTTTTCAGATTATGATGGCTACAGCGTGTACATGCGAGGCAATGGGGTTGAGTTAAAAGTCGGTTTTCACAACACCTACCACCTAGATTATGAGCAAGAGCACTTGCGCGATAGCTTCTTGAAAAAAGTGGCACTGCTCGCCAAATAA
- the nagB gene encoding glucosamine-6-phosphate deaminase — MRLIPLKTAAQVGKWAAAHIAKRINDFQPTAERPFVLGLPTGGTPLATYKALIELYQEGKVSFKHVVTFNMDEYVGISADHPESYRSFMYNNFFNHIDIQEENINLLNGNAEDHEAECQRYEDKIKSYGRINLFMGGVGNDGHIAFNEPASSLSSRTRIKTLTEDTRIANSRFFDGDINQVPKYALTIGVGTLLDSQEIMILVTGHNKALALEAAVEGSVNHLWTVSALQLHPKSVIVCDEPSTQELKVKTVKYFTELEAKNIVGF; from the coding sequence ATGAGACTTATCCCGTTAAAAACCGCAGCACAAGTTGGTAAGTGGGCAGCGGCACATATTGCTAAGCGTATCAATGATTTCCAACCAACAGCTGAGCGTCCTTTCGTATTGGGTCTACCTACGGGTGGCACTCCTCTTGCGACATACAAAGCACTGATTGAACTTTACCAAGAAGGCAAAGTGAGCTTTAAGCACGTTGTGACTTTTAATATGGATGAGTACGTTGGCATTTCCGCCGATCACCCAGAATCTTACCGTTCATTCATGTACAACAACTTCTTCAACCACATTGACATCCAGGAAGAGAACATCAACCTGCTAAACGGCAATGCGGAAGATCACGAAGCAGAATGTCAGCGTTACGAAGACAAAATCAAATCTTACGGCCGTATCAACCTATTCATGGGTGGCGTGGGCAACGATGGTCACATCGCATTTAACGAGCCAGCGTCTTCTCTATCGTCTCGCACTCGCATCAAGACACTAACGGAAGACACGCGTATTGCTAACTCTCGTTTCTTCGATGGCGACATCAACCAAGTACCAAAATACGCCTTGACGATCGGCGTGGGTACGTTGCTTGATTCTCAAGAAATTATGATCCTAGTAACAGGCCATAACAAAGCACTCGCGCTAGAAGCAGCGGTAGAAGGCAGCGTAAACCACCTATGGACTGTTTCTGCTCTTCAACTACATCCTAAGTCAGTGATCGTATGTGATGAGCCATCAACTCAAGAGCTAAAAGTGAAGACAGTAAAATACTTCACTGAGCTAGAAGCTAAGAACATCGTCGGCTTCTAA
- a CDS encoding methyl-accepting chemotaxis protein, translating to MNLTIRKRLYILSIVPVLTIALGMMWFTYLKTTAFNEQQVEITRDNMMRMKQEELKNYIQMAKSAVQPLLNRRATLEEALPVLRELEYGDSGYVFAYDSKGTRIVVGKSDKGIGENFINLQDQKGNYLIKDLLKNARTGDFTTYYFPKPGQTTPLPKLSYSIFISEWDLMIGTGFYTDDIDAIVMEMESTAHDALQTTLSAIAFFAIIIALIVGVFAVFVNRSIMRPLEMFDESIRSFASGDADLTARMEDFSVPEFKQLSRNFNQFVGSLQNIIRSVTEVGKDVVSETDNMSRRATEVDNLAAGQRGETEQVATAMTEMTTTATEISSNASQAAQAARYAEENAHEAQTIVNSAASSVRELAGEVSKANDVISRLEGDVKNISSSLEVIQDIAEQTNLLALNAAIEAARAGEQGRGFAVVADEVRKLASRTQDSTGEIHQMINQLKAASDAAVKAMDASQARGESTVEEANAAAAALLKIIDSIGTIMDMNSLIATATEEQSIVGQEISERIVVISDQSSQSADLANQNRMGSQSLNKKAHQLSDLVGRFTV from the coding sequence ATGAATTTAACCATAAGAAAAAGATTGTATATTCTTTCAATCGTGCCTGTTCTAACCATTGCTCTGGGAATGATGTGGTTTACCTATCTGAAAACCACCGCATTTAATGAGCAACAAGTTGAAATCACTCGCGACAACATGATGCGGATGAAGCAAGAGGAGTTGAAAAACTACATTCAAATGGCGAAATCCGCCGTGCAGCCACTGCTGAACCGCAGAGCGACACTGGAAGAAGCGCTGCCAGTGTTGCGCGAGCTCGAATATGGTGACTCTGGCTATGTGTTTGCCTATGACTCAAAAGGGACACGCATTGTTGTCGGTAAAAGTGATAAAGGCATTGGTGAAAACTTTATCAATCTCCAAGACCAAAAGGGCAACTATCTGATCAAAGATTTGTTGAAGAATGCCCGCACTGGTGATTTCACCACTTACTACTTCCCAAAACCGGGCCAAACCACCCCCCTACCAAAGTTGAGTTACTCCATTTTTATCTCGGAGTGGGATCTGATGATCGGTACTGGTTTTTACACCGATGACATTGACGCTATCGTGATGGAGATGGAGAGCACCGCTCACGATGCGTTGCAAACCACCCTTTCCGCTATCGCGTTTTTTGCCATCATTATTGCGCTCATCGTAGGTGTGTTTGCCGTCTTCGTTAACCGCAGCATTATGCGACCGCTGGAAATGTTTGATGAATCAATACGCTCCTTTGCCAGTGGCGATGCTGATTTAACCGCGCGCATGGAAGATTTCAGCGTGCCAGAGTTCAAGCAATTGAGCCGCAACTTCAATCAGTTTGTCGGTAGCCTGCAAAACATCATTCGCAGTGTCACGGAAGTTGGCAAGGACGTGGTCAGCGAAACGGACAATATGTCTCGCCGCGCAACCGAAGTGGACAACCTCGCCGCAGGTCAACGTGGGGAAACCGAACAAGTGGCCACCGCCATGACAGAAATGACCACCACCGCCACCGAAATTTCCAGCAACGCCAGCCAAGCGGCGCAAGCAGCGCGCTACGCGGAAGAAAATGCCCATGAAGCGCAAACCATCGTCAACTCGGCAGCTTCGTCAGTACGTGAGCTCGCTGGTGAAGTCTCGAAAGCCAATGACGTCATTTCTCGCCTCGAGGGTGATGTGAAAAACATTTCCTCTTCTTTGGAAGTGATTCAAGACATCGCAGAGCAAACCAATTTGCTGGCATTGAACGCCGCCATTGAAGCTGCTCGCGCTGGCGAACAAGGCCGCGGTTTTGCGGTGGTGGCAGACGAAGTTCGCAAACTCGCCAGCCGCACACAAGACAGTACGGGTGAAATTCATCAGATGATCAACCAGTTGAAAGCCGCATCGGATGCTGCAGTGAAAGCGATGGATGCCAGCCAAGCCCGTGGTGAAAGCACGGTAGAAGAAGCCAATGCCGCCGCCGCTGCTTTGCTGAAAATCATCGACTCGATTGGCACCATCATGGATATGAACTCTTTGATTGCAACCGCAACCGAGGAGCAAAGTATTGTTGGTCAGGAAATTTCAGAACGAATCGTGGTGATTTCAGATCAAAGTAGCCAATCAGCGGACTTAGCTAACCAAAACCGCATGGGTAGCCAAAGCTTGAATAAGAAAGCGCACCAACTTTCTGATCTCGTCGGACGCTTCACCGTCTAA
- a CDS encoding LytR/AlgR family response regulator transcription factor, with protein MMTSMTALIADDEPLLRHHLNRMLADVWPELEVVALVGDGQQALTSIEQLQPDIVFLDIRMPELDGIAVAKQLNRGEYRPTIVFVTAYDEYAVKAFEQQAIDYLMKPLSEARLIDTCQRIKARQQPTVSPPDVGALLSQLQALSKPAQPQYLQWIRAALGDDIHLISVNDVLYFKAEEKYVTVHTLAKKEFLIRMSLKELLAQLDPERFWQIHRASVVNVAAIEKVQKDFTGRMSVTVGEQKLPVSRGSQHLFKGM; from the coding sequence GTGATGACTTCAATGACGGCGTTGATTGCCGATGATGAACCCCTACTGAGACACCACCTCAATCGGATGTTGGCGGATGTTTGGCCTGAGCTCGAGGTGGTGGCGTTGGTGGGGGATGGGCAGCAAGCCCTCACTTCGATTGAACAACTTCAGCCCGATATCGTGTTTTTGGATATCCGCATGCCAGAGCTTGATGGTATCGCTGTGGCAAAACAGCTCAATCGTGGTGAGTATCGTCCAACCATCGTTTTTGTGACCGCTTATGATGAATATGCGGTGAAAGCCTTTGAGCAACAAGCGATCGATTACTTAATGAAGCCACTGAGCGAAGCGCGTCTTATCGATACTTGCCAACGCATCAAAGCACGTCAACAGCCCACGGTATCGCCACCGGATGTGGGGGCGTTGTTGAGTCAACTTCAGGCGTTGTCTAAACCGGCGCAACCTCAATATCTACAGTGGATTCGCGCGGCATTAGGAGACGATATTCATCTTATCTCGGTGAATGATGTACTCTATTTTAAAGCGGAAGAAAAGTACGTCACCGTGCACACCCTTGCCAAAAAAGAGTTCCTGATTCGCATGTCGTTAAAGGAGCTTTTGGCCCAACTTGACCCCGAACGGTTTTGGCAAATACACCGAGCGTCGGTCGTTAATGTGGCAGCGATAGAGAAAGTGCAGAAGGATTTTACGGGGCGAATGTCGGTGACGGTCGGGGAGCAAAAGCTGCCAGTCAGCCGCGGCTCTCAGCATCTGTTCAAAGGCATGTAG
- a CDS encoding outer membrane lipoprotein-sorting protein, which produces MYNAIKAGLWMALLCASNWASAQPSDEQVMSMIKQADDYRLKETSARVVSLVSLYENDQLDKTREYHVYTRPNRESLVIFKSAVEAGQKMLMLQDNYWLQMPKSRRPIRITPMQKLLGEASVGDISTLTWSEDYQATWRAEEIVSSLSGQATSTQHLQLTAKTSGASYQTIDLWLTVPEHFPLKADLYLRSGKLAKQAWFTRGERNGEPSVTEMTLLDHIQPAKKTVIEYQDVQPWQLEDKFYNPSYLSKADSVQF; this is translated from the coding sequence ATGTATAACGCAATAAAAGCTGGCTTATGGATGGCGCTGCTTTGCGCCTCAAACTGGGCGTCGGCTCAACCGAGCGATGAACAAGTGATGAGTATGATCAAGCAAGCGGACGATTACCGACTCAAAGAAACGTCTGCGCGCGTGGTCTCATTGGTGAGCCTGTATGAGAACGATCAGTTGGACAAAACTCGTGAGTACCATGTTTACACACGGCCAAATCGCGAATCTCTGGTGATTTTTAAATCGGCCGTGGAGGCGGGGCAAAAGATGTTGATGCTGCAAGATAACTACTGGTTACAAATGCCAAAAAGCCGTCGACCGATTCGCATCACGCCAATGCAGAAACTGCTGGGGGAAGCATCGGTAGGGGACATTTCAACCCTCACTTGGAGCGAGGATTACCAAGCCACATGGAGAGCGGAGGAAATCGTGTCCTCGTTGTCAGGGCAAGCAACGTCAACACAGCATTTACAGCTGACGGCCAAAACCTCAGGGGCCAGTTATCAAACCATCGATCTGTGGTTGACCGTGCCTGAGCACTTTCCGCTCAAGGCGGATCTTTATCTGCGCTCTGGCAAGTTGGCAAAGCAAGCTTGGTTTACACGTGGCGAGCGCAACGGGGAGCCGAGCGTGACGGAAATGACGTTGCTCGATCATATTCAGCCAGCGAAGAAAACCGTCATTGAGTACCAAGATGTTCAGCCGTGGCAGCTTGAGGATAAGTTTTACAATCCCAGCTATCTCTCTAAGGCCGATTCGGTGCAATTCTAG
- a CDS encoding sensor histidine kinase — translation MFFSRVAKNRAAQEALSSNHLASNDAQALEGGWLRSFAVTSVFCLFVSVLTLSVWGGAYYIHLIISFGFGYSALFFSWLIEKLFPMMPRNAEILLSLTACLLFGILNARFWVGDYFGITDMVPVGLMGLLFSGMCYFYFHSKEQQMLAAHELEVMKREKAEQERALLMSQLKQLQSQIEPHFLFNTLANISALMSCDVEKAQQMLTRLTDLLRSTLKSSREERTLLASELEILDAYLAIQKIRLGERLEYHIHCPEALKGCVIPPMLIQPLVENAITHGIEPKVQGGKVEVRVMKNELGLELRVVDTGVGFGQASRSGSGVGLNNIKQRLATLFGELGTLTLLEGRHGGVCAVIQMPPQQEKQEAKA, via the coding sequence ATGTTTTTTTCTCGGGTAGCAAAAAATCGTGCCGCGCAGGAAGCGTTGTCATCCAATCACTTAGCGAGCAACGACGCGCAAGCCCTTGAGGGCGGATGGTTACGCTCGTTTGCCGTGACGTCTGTCTTCTGCTTGTTTGTGTCAGTGCTGACCTTATCTGTTTGGGGCGGCGCTTACTATATCCATTTGATCATTAGCTTTGGTTTCGGTTATTCGGCGTTGTTCTTCTCTTGGCTGATCGAAAAGCTCTTCCCTATGATGCCAAGAAACGCGGAAATCCTTCTCTCCCTAACGGCATGTTTGCTGTTTGGTATTCTCAACGCGCGTTTTTGGGTGGGGGATTACTTTGGCATCACTGATATGGTTCCGGTGGGGCTGATGGGACTGTTGTTTAGCGGGATGTGTTATTTCTATTTTCACTCCAAAGAGCAACAAATGTTGGCTGCTCACGAGTTAGAAGTGATGAAACGTGAGAAAGCCGAGCAAGAGCGCGCCCTGTTAATGAGTCAACTCAAACAACTGCAAAGCCAAATAGAGCCGCACTTTCTGTTTAATACTCTGGCCAACATCAGTGCGCTCATGAGCTGTGATGTGGAGAAAGCCCAGCAGATGCTGACGCGTTTAACCGATTTATTGCGCTCAACGCTGAAGAGTTCGCGTGAAGAGAGAACGTTACTCGCCAGTGAACTGGAGATTCTCGATGCCTATCTCGCGATTCAAAAAATTCGTTTGGGTGAGCGGTTGGAGTATCACATTCATTGCCCAGAGGCGCTGAAAGGGTGTGTGATTCCACCGATGTTGATCCAACCTTTGGTGGAAAATGCCATTACGCATGGGATTGAACCCAAAGTGCAAGGGGGCAAAGTTGAGGTCCGAGTAATGAAAAATGAACTCGGCCTTGAGCTGCGCGTCGTGGATACTGGGGTGGGCTTTGGGCAAGCCTCTCGCTCGGGATCGGGGGTAGGGCTTAACAACATTAAACAACGTTTGGCGACCTTGTTTGGTGAATTAGGCACGCTAACTCTATTGGAAGGTCGCCACGGTGGGGTTTGTGCTGTTATACAAATGCCGCCGCAACAAGAGAAACAGGAAGCGAAAGCGTGA
- the gltS gene encoding sodium/glutamate symporter, whose product MNSVVSVGPQESFLIAVGVLFLGHFINGQIPILKRFNIPEPIVGGLVVALVITLAHFNGITFDFDLPLQKTFMLMFFATVGLAANYKQLLKGGVKVLLFLLIASIYIVVQNGIGVSLASMLGLDPLLGLIAGSITLSGGHGTGAAWSHTFTQNYGLENALEIAMASATFGLVMGGILGSPVAQRLVDKHQLESEYGRELQAHQRFADLVTYNENEEDKVTAKKVIESLALMFLCVIGARYLSQWVNQLDIAWLMIPDFVYALLLGVFVTNFLELTKVRKLDLETVDMLGTVSLSLFLAMALMSLKLWNIFDLALPFLFILSIQSLVMVLFSYFVTFKVMGRNYDSAVIASGHCGFGLGATPTAVMNMGSIVNRFGPSPQAFLVVPIVGAFFIDLVNMLILQGFIAFLG is encoded by the coding sequence ATGAACAGTGTTGTATCTGTTGGTCCGCAGGAGTCCTTTCTCATCGCCGTTGGCGTGCTATTTTTGGGTCACTTTATTAATGGCCAAATTCCGATCCTCAAACGTTTTAATATCCCAGAGCCGATTGTCGGCGGCTTAGTGGTGGCCTTGGTGATCACCCTTGCCCACTTTAATGGCATCACTTTTGACTTTGACTTACCGTTGCAAAAAACGTTTATGTTGATGTTTTTTGCTACGGTGGGTTTGGCTGCCAACTACAAACAATTGCTCAAAGGTGGCGTGAAGGTCCTGCTGTTTTTACTGATTGCGTCGATATACATCGTGGTGCAAAACGGCATTGGCGTCTCGCTGGCGAGTATGCTTGGTCTTGACCCCTTACTTGGGCTGATTGCTGGCTCCATCACGCTCTCTGGCGGTCATGGAACCGGAGCAGCATGGTCGCATACCTTTACGCAAAACTATGGGTTAGAGAATGCCTTAGAAATCGCGATGGCCTCTGCCACGTTTGGTTTAGTGATGGGCGGGATCTTGGGCAGCCCAGTGGCGCAGCGTCTGGTGGACAAACACCAATTGGAATCTGAATACGGTCGAGAATTGCAAGCCCACCAACGTTTTGCTGATTTGGTCACTTACAATGAAAATGAAGAAGACAAAGTCACGGCTAAGAAGGTGATTGAAAGCTTGGCGCTGATGTTTCTGTGTGTGATTGGCGCGCGCTACCTCTCTCAATGGGTCAATCAATTAGACATTGCTTGGTTGATGATCCCCGATTTTGTTTACGCGCTGCTGCTGGGAGTGTTTGTAACTAACTTCCTTGAACTCACCAAAGTGAGAAAGTTGGATTTAGAAACGGTGGATATGCTCGGCACCGTTTCGCTCTCACTGTTTTTGGCCATGGCATTGATGAGCTTAAAACTGTGGAATATTTTTGATTTGGCGCTGCCATTTCTGTTTATTTTGTCTATTCAATCGTTGGTGATGGTGCTGTTTAGCTACTTCGTGACGTTTAAAGTGATGGGACGAAACTACGACAGTGCGGTGATCGCCAGCGGTCATTGTGGTTTTGGTTTGGGCGCGACCCCCACCGCTGTGATGAACATGGGGTCGATTGTGAATCGCTTTGGCCCTTCTCCGCAGGCGTTTTTAGTGGTGCCTATTGTCGGCGCGTTTTTTATCGATTTAGTCAATATGCTGATATTACAAGGCTTTATCGCTTTTCTTGGGTAA
- the gltS gene encoding sodium/glutamate symporter has translation MNHLITVGALESFLVAISVLFLGHFINAKLPILRKFNIPEPIVGGLIVACIITILHFRGIDLEFNLPLQNTFMLMFFSTVGLAANYTQLLKGGAKVFLFLAVASVYIVIQNGVGVSLASMLGLDPLMGLIAGSITLSGGHGTGAAWSQTFADNYGMSNTLEIAMASATFGLIIGGLIGSPVAQRLVDKHNVESEYGRGSKTHEKFPELVTYNEYEEDKVTAKKVIEKLFFLIICVTGAKYVEQWVSTYEIKWLMIPDFVYALFIGVIITNFLEVTKIRKLDAETVDMLGTVSLSLFLAMALMSLKLWNIFDLAIPFLVILAVQSVVLALFTYYVTFKVMGSNYDAAVIAGGHCGFGLGATPTAVMNMGSIVNRFGPSPQAFMVVPIVGAFFIDIVNLIVLQGFISFMG, from the coding sequence ATGAATCATTTAATCACAGTCGGTGCACTGGAATCTTTTTTAGTGGCGATTAGCGTGCTGTTTTTAGGGCATTTTATTAATGCCAAACTCCCCATCCTAAGAAAATTCAATATTCCCGAACCCATTGTTGGTGGTTTGATTGTCGCCTGTATCATTACGATTTTGCATTTCCGTGGCATCGATTTGGAATTCAACTTGCCCTTGCAAAATACCTTTATGCTGATGTTTTTCTCGACGGTGGGTTTGGCGGCAAACTACACTCAATTGCTCAAAGGTGGCGCCAAAGTGTTCCTGTTTTTGGCGGTGGCGTCGGTGTACATCGTGATTCAAAATGGCGTTGGTGTTTCGCTGGCGAGTATGCTGGGCTTGGATCCGTTAATGGGCCTTATCGCGGGCTCCATTACGCTTTCCGGGGGTCATGGAACTGGCGCGGCATGGTCGCAAACGTTCGCAGATAACTATGGTATGTCCAACACGCTTGAAATCGCGATGGCCTCTGCGACGTTCGGTTTGATTATCGGCGGCCTGATTGGTAGCCCAGTGGCGCAGCGTTTGGTCGACAAGCACAACGTCGAGTCCGAGTATGGCCGAGGTTCAAAAACCCACGAAAAATTCCCTGAACTGGTGACTTACAACGAATACGAAGAGGATAAGGTGACGGCAAAGAAAGTGATTGAGAAGCTGTTCTTCCTGATCATTTGTGTGACCGGCGCCAAGTACGTTGAACAGTGGGTCAGCACCTATGAAATCAAATGGTTGATGATTCCAGACTTTGTCTATGCGCTGTTTATCGGTGTCATCATCACCAACTTCCTTGAAGTGACGAAAATCCGTAAGTTAGACGCTGAAACCGTCGATATGCTCGGTACGGTGTCGTTGTCGCTGTTTTTGGCGATGGCGCTAATGAGTTTGAAGCTGTGGAACATCTTCGATCTGGCGATTCCATTCTTGGTGATCTTAGCGGTGCAATCGGTGGTGTTGGCGCTGTTTACTTACTATGTGACGTTTAAAGTGATGGGCAGCAACTATGACGCGGCAGTCATTGCTGGTGGCCATTGTGGTTTTGGCCTAGGTGCGACGCCAACTGCAGTGATGAACATGGGGTCAATCGTGAATCGTTTTGGCCCTTCGCCTCAGGCCTTTATGGTGGTGCCGATAGTGGGGGCGTTTTTTATCGATATCGTCAACTTAATTGTCTTACAGGGCTTTATCTCCTTTATGGGGTAA